The following are encoded together in the Diabrotica undecimpunctata isolate CICGRU chromosome 7, icDiaUnde3, whole genome shotgun sequence genome:
- the LOC140446481 gene encoding uncharacterized protein, which yields MRDTRKTRPSVPGSKLILGQGSDQEIQQTEGAKNPRVRSGYHGRQQMYIATYNVRTLSSEEKLLELKEELKYIKWDVMGLCEVRREEEDCITLKSGHQLFYMGNKEKIEGLGLLIHKRHTKNIPQLKGINPRIILCILQLNKKKQP from the coding sequence ATGCGTGACACGAGAAAAACACGGCCCTCAGTCCCCGGCAGTAAGCTGATCCTTGGTCAAGGTAGCGATCAAGAAATACAGCAAacagagggtgcgaagaatccccgggtCAGATCAGGCTACCACGGACGACAACAAATGTATATCGCCACGTACAATGTAAGAACACTGTCATCTGAAGAAAAATTACTGGAATTAAAAGAAGAGTTAAAATACATAAAATGGGACGTTATGGGTCTCTGTGAAGTAAGACGCGAAGAAGAAGACTGTATAACTCTTAAATCAGGGCATCAACTTTTCTAtatgggaaacaaagaaaaaatagaaggacTTGGACTTCTTATACATAAGAGACACACTAAGAATATCCCACAACTTAAAGGTATTAACCCAAGAATAATACTCTGCATACTGCagcttaacaaaaaaaaacagcctTAA